The following proteins come from a genomic window of Paucimonas lemoignei:
- the mcpB_7 gene encoding methyl-accepting chemotaxis protein, with amino-acid sequence MTIRTMNIAPRAFLGFSLIGALMLILGLFALSQMSKIRAAGDDVAKVGVPSFQTLNALTVTGVRMRVLSYRLLTDREPNAQNRTIELLAEQNQQLNKLQAAYAKLISSPEEQSDYNDYMRLMDDYRKIETRLVTLGRAGNLQELTLVLNAESAANSEQINMALSKLTDFNNAQLTIINQSSADDYSSAFNLVVGLLIIASLLTMLFAWLLTKSITQPIALALEAAEAIAEGNLTRPIKVDGTDEAGRLLLAMQKMQEKLRDTLMRISGSATQLASAAEELNAVTDESARGLAQQDNEIEQAATAVNEMTSAVEEVARNAVSTSEASKNATASAGDGRDLVQETVNAIERMSGDVQSTADLIGNLAEESRDIGKVLDVIRGLADQTNLLALNAAIEAARAGEAGRGFAVVADEVRALAHRTQQSTSEIERMVGSIQGGTEKAVCSMRNSTDRAESTLNIAKGAGLALETINTAVIEINERNLVIAAAAEEQAAVAREVDRNLVNIRDLSTQSSNGAAQTSAASGELTRLAVDLNNMVSRFSL; translated from the coding sequence ATGACAATAAGAACAATGAATATTGCTCCGCGCGCATTTCTTGGGTTTTCCCTGATAGGCGCGCTCATGCTGATTCTCGGCCTCTTCGCTCTGTCGCAGATGAGCAAGATCCGTGCAGCAGGCGATGACGTCGCGAAAGTTGGCGTACCAAGCTTTCAGACCCTGAATGCTCTCACGGTGACGGGCGTCCGCATGCGGGTTTTGTCGTATCGGCTGTTGACTGATCGGGAACCGAATGCGCAGAACAGAACCATCGAATTACTTGCGGAGCAAAACCAACAACTTAACAAGTTGCAGGCCGCATACGCCAAACTGATTTCATCGCCTGAAGAGCAGTCCGACTACAACGACTATATGCGGCTGATGGATGACTATCGGAAGATCGAAACGCGCCTTGTCACCCTCGGTCGGGCCGGCAATCTGCAAGAGCTGACGCTTGTGCTGAACGCCGAGTCTGCGGCCAACTCTGAACAGATAAATATGGCGTTGAGCAAGCTTACTGACTTCAATAACGCCCAACTGACTATCATCAATCAATCCTCTGCTGACGATTACAGCTCTGCGTTCAACCTGGTTGTCGGCTTGCTCATTATTGCCTCGCTGCTGACCATGCTGTTTGCCTGGCTGCTGACCAAGAGCATCACCCAACCGATAGCGTTGGCACTTGAAGCTGCTGAAGCCATCGCCGAAGGAAATCTGACCCGACCGATAAAGGTCGATGGCACTGACGAAGCAGGTCGGTTGCTGCTCGCCATGCAAAAAATGCAGGAAAAACTACGCGATACCTTGATGCGTATTTCCGGCTCCGCAACACAGCTGGCTTCCGCTGCCGAGGAGTTGAACGCAGTAACCGATGAAAGCGCCCGTGGTCTGGCGCAGCAGGACAACGAAATAGAGCAAGCCGCAACGGCAGTCAACGAAATGACCAGCGCCGTCGAAGAAGTGGCGCGTAACGCAGTCAGCACTTCCGAGGCATCAAAAAACGCGACGGCATCAGCTGGCGATGGACGGGATCTGGTTCAGGAAACCGTCAACGCTATCGAACGCATGAGCGGCGATGTGCAAAGCACGGCTGATCTGATCGGCAATCTTGCTGAAGAATCCCGCGACATCGGCAAGGTTCTGGACGTGATTCGTGGCTTGGCGGATCAGACCAACCTGCTGGCGCTGAACGCAGCCATCGAAGCGGCCCGGGCCGGTGAAGCCGGTCGCGGCTTTGCGGTAGTTGCCGATGAAGTGCGCGCCTTGGCCCATCGCACCCAACAGTCCACCAGTGAAATTGAACGCATGGTTGGGAGCATTCAAGGCGGCACCGAAAAGGCGGTCTGTTCAATGCGTAACAGCACCGATCGTGCTGAATCTACCCTGAACATCGCGAAAGGCGCAGGCTTGGCGCTGGAAACCATCAACACCGCAGTCATCGAGATCAACGAGCGTAACCTGGTCATAGCCGCCGCTGCGGAAGAACAGGCTGCGGTCGCCCGTGAAGTGGACCGCAACCTGGTCAACATCCGCGACCTGTCGACGCAATCTTCCAATGGCGCCGCCCAGACCAGTGCCGCCAGCGGCGAGTTGACCCGCCTGGCGGTTGACCTGAACAACATGGTTTCGAGGTTTAGCTTGTAA
- the bcr gene encoding Bcr/CflA subfamily drug resistance transporter: MEKSLSGNPSLKFAIALGAIAALGPSAVDMYLPSLPEMAVDYSTSVASIQLTLTVFLLAMGLGQLLFGPVVDALGRRRPLMAGLLLFSLSALSAGAAPTLEWLLVARFAQGIGSALTLVVIMSMVRDVTQGVQAAKLFGLLLTIQGVAPIIAPGVGGYIEAHFGWRAVMLVLAVLGALVAVNSLAVLPETLPVSKREPLNMKRAIGTYARIAKDCRFLRPALALSAVFFFLFAYVGGATFVYQKEYGLPAAQFGTLFGATGIAILIGAVVATRLVGKYGLARIATAGACCIFAGSLIAYGAAVSGSGLYWLAAGVAVALLGLGMAETTLMTLVMSSQATALGSTAALLGAFQLGISAFATPLTGWASSHGAIAWCAFLIVCAVLVGALTWVSVREGRAEHITVLNH, translated from the coding sequence ATGGAAAAGAGTCTTTCCGGCAATCCTTCATTGAAGTTTGCCATCGCCTTGGGCGCCATCGCCGCACTGGGCCCCTCAGCCGTCGATATGTATTTGCCAAGCCTGCCCGAAATGGCGGTCGATTATTCGACCAGTGTTGCCAGCATTCAGCTAACGCTCACGGTCTTTCTGCTGGCAATGGGGCTTGGGCAATTACTGTTCGGGCCGGTTGTCGACGCCTTGGGCCGCCGACGTCCACTGATGGCGGGTTTGTTGCTGTTCAGCTTGAGTGCGCTTTCTGCAGGCGCGGCACCAACCCTTGAGTGGCTACTTGTGGCACGATTTGCCCAAGGGATAGGCAGTGCTTTGACGTTGGTAGTCATCATGAGCATGGTGCGTGACGTCACTCAGGGCGTTCAGGCGGCAAAACTTTTTGGCCTGCTGCTGACCATTCAAGGTGTTGCTCCCATCATCGCCCCGGGGGTGGGTGGTTATATTGAAGCGCATTTCGGATGGCGGGCCGTCATGCTGGTACTGGCTGTCCTTGGTGCGCTGGTGGCGGTGAACTCGCTGGCTGTTTTGCCTGAAACACTACCCGTGTCAAAGCGCGAGCCACTGAATATGAAACGGGCGATTGGCACTTATGCGCGGATCGCAAAAGACTGTCGTTTTCTACGGCCCGCCTTAGCGCTGTCAGCCGTGTTCTTCTTTCTTTTTGCCTATGTAGGAGGCGCTACATTTGTTTATCAGAAGGAATACGGGTTGCCCGCTGCCCAGTTTGGTACGCTCTTTGGCGCAACCGGCATAGCGATTCTTATCGGGGCCGTCGTGGCTACCAGACTGGTGGGCAAATACGGTTTGGCCCGCATTGCAACAGCTGGGGCTTGTTGCATCTTTGCAGGTTCTTTGATCGCCTACGGTGCAGCGGTATCTGGTTCCGGTTTGTATTGGCTGGCCGCCGGTGTCGCGGTAGCCCTGCTTGGACTGGGGATGGCAGAAACTACATTGATGACCCTGGTGATGTCTTCGCAAGCCACTGCGCTGGGTTCCACGGCTGCATTGCTGGGCGCTTTTCAGCTTGGCATCTCGGCCTTCGCCACACCGTTGACCGGCTGGGCGAGCAGCCATGGCGCCATTGCCTGGTGCGCATTCCTGATAGTCTGCGCCGTTCTGGTGGGTGCGCTGACCTGGGTCAGTGTGCGCGAAGGCCGGGCCGAGCACATCACCGTGTTAAATCACTGA